In a genomic window of [Empedobacter] haloabium:
- a CDS encoding transposase: MARLPRLIVPSQPHYVIQRGLNGQPIFQDDEDYTTFLGWLRTAARTYKVAIHAYVLLPDQLQLLVTPADEGGLGQMMQWLGRYYVPYYNQKYGRGGTLWQGRYKTSVIDPDNFLLICSRYMEFGPVRAGLAGRPEEYPWSTYAHHVGARPDGIVTDHPAYWSLGNTPFQREAAYIELANQYLSAAQVQAVEAAVLKGWPLGSDQYKRTLEQRAKRQVLPAKRGRPFKKTPTERAGS; this comes from the coding sequence ATGGCCCGCCTGCCCCGCCTGATCGTCCCGTCCCAGCCCCATTACGTCATCCAGCGCGGCCTGAACGGCCAGCCCATCTTCCAGGACGACGAGGACTACACCACCTTCCTGGGCTGGCTGCGCACGGCCGCGCGCACCTACAAAGTGGCGATTCACGCCTACGTGCTGCTGCCGGACCAGCTGCAATTGCTGGTGACCCCGGCCGACGAAGGCGGCCTGGGCCAGATGATGCAGTGGCTGGGGCGTTACTACGTGCCGTACTACAACCAGAAATACGGCCGCGGCGGCACGCTGTGGCAGGGACGATACAAGACCTCCGTGATCGATCCCGACAATTTCCTGCTGATCTGCAGCCGTTACATGGAGTTCGGACCCGTGCGCGCGGGCCTGGCCGGGCGGCCGGAGGAGTACCCATGGTCGACTTATGCGCACCATGTCGGCGCCCGGCCGGACGGTATCGTCACCGACCATCCCGCCTATTGGTCACTGGGCAATACACCATTCCAGCGCGAGGCTGCCTATATCGAACTGGCCAACCAATACCTTTCCGCCGCCCAGGTCCAGGCCGTGGAAGCGGCTGTACTGAAGGGCTGGCCGTTGGGCTCGGACCAGTACAAGAGAACGCTGGAGCAGCGCGCCAAACGGCAGGTCCTGCCGGCAAAACGGGGCCGTCCTTTCAAGAAGACGCCAACCGAACGCGCAGGGTCATAG
- a CDS encoding DEAD/DEAH box helicase produces MDLTRDETREVPAAPAAPAHQPATQLPYAVATWLQRVDAAAHPKAKLVPADPDPKQTSYRLIYVLAPTSGGRHVALCLYKARLRPNGDVAAASPVNEVFSLLSAPPAFLEPGDEDLVRFFVAMRTGPNSQTGSATEPRGKIGAALLQMLSEQEKLLWANSWADVGNGLVYPMKAGPQRTANLAWREEGKGLRLGWKVEAPEGSRNAGADQIDYMLPTEPPWYIDNLSCGVLHLNQGGAQIPLADLQALVAQAPLLMPNDKMRVSQLLLAHGLQQLMPLPQPLPQRLRDDVKPRPILVLDSAQLADGAAQRWHDYAVLSYDYDGERVSFDPSQRVVRQRGEVTEIIQRDEAAEAAALETLTDLGFRKPTALPLSSVRGGLLLANQADWIRFAEFGIEQLVAEGWQVEKTSKYRYEMTSVDDWYAEVEEEGPETGNAWFELELGITVEQERIPLLPVLVQMIRNMPNDFSPKALALHGETDQMLATLPNGKRVALPWQRIKPILATLGELYFNDKIRHAVRMATLDAARLDELAKSGEFIWTGGEELREMGRRLNQFSSVKRVATPAGLQATLRDYQTDGLSWMQFLREYGLAGILADDMGLGKTVQTLAHILVEKESGRMTHPTLVIAPTSLMGNWQDEAARFAPGLKVLLLQGKDRAELFDKIPEADLVLTTYALLPRDEEKLREHDFHLVILDESHYIKNTRSKAAQSAGLLRAKHRLCLSGTPLENHLGELWSQFHFLLPGLLGDEKSFNTQFRHPIERQDDPVRRMLLNRRIKPFLLRRTKDSVAKELPPKTEMVRRVELTGGQRDLYETVRLAMDQKVREEIDRKGVARSQIVILEALLKLRQVCCDPRLVKTLSTRKQQAAGSAKLTDLMQMLEDLLEENRKILVFSQFTSMLELIEEELEARDIPYAILTGETRDRGAQVAAFQQGAVPVFLISLKAGGVGLNLTAADTVIHYDPWWNPAAENQATDRAWRIGQDKPVFVYKLIAKGTLEEKIQVLQQKKADLAQSVLAEGESQKMALTQEDLQQIFAPLVD; encoded by the coding sequence ATGGATTTGACCCGCGACGAAACCCGCGAAGTTCCCGCTGCTCCCGCCGCCCCGGCCCACCAGCCGGCGACGCAGCTGCCCTATGCCGTGGCCACCTGGCTGCAGCGTGTTGACGCAGCCGCGCATCCGAAGGCGAAACTCGTGCCGGCCGACCCGGATCCGAAACAGACCAGCTACCGGCTGATCTACGTGCTGGCGCCCACCTCGGGCGGGCGCCACGTGGCGTTGTGCCTGTACAAGGCGCGCCTGCGGCCGAACGGCGACGTGGCCGCCGCCAGCCCCGTCAACGAAGTGTTTTCCCTGCTGTCGGCGCCGCCCGCCTTCCTGGAACCGGGCGACGAGGACTTGGTGCGCTTCTTTGTTGCCATGCGCACGGGGCCGAATTCGCAGACCGGCAGCGCGACGGAACCGCGCGGCAAGATCGGCGCGGCGCTCTTGCAGATGCTGTCCGAACAGGAAAAGTTATTGTGGGCAAATTCCTGGGCGGACGTGGGCAACGGCCTCGTCTATCCAATGAAGGCGGGCCCGCAACGCACGGCCAACCTGGCCTGGCGCGAGGAGGGCAAGGGATTACGGCTGGGCTGGAAGGTGGAGGCCCCGGAAGGCAGCCGCAACGCCGGCGCCGACCAGATCGACTACATGCTGCCGACGGAACCGCCGTGGTACATCGACAACCTGTCGTGCGGCGTGCTGCACCTGAACCAGGGCGGCGCGCAGATTCCGCTGGCCGACCTGCAGGCACTGGTGGCCCAGGCGCCGCTGCTGATGCCGAACGACAAGATGCGCGTGTCGCAATTGCTGCTGGCGCATGGCCTGCAGCAACTGATGCCGCTGCCGCAACCGCTGCCGCAGCGCCTGCGCGACGACGTCAAGCCGCGCCCGATCCTCGTGCTCGATTCGGCCCAGCTGGCCGATGGCGCCGCGCAGCGCTGGCACGACTATGCGGTGCTGTCGTATGACTACGACGGCGAGCGCGTCTCCTTCGACCCGTCGCAGCGCGTGGTGCGCCAGCGCGGGGAAGTCACGGAAATCATCCAGCGCGACGAGGCAGCCGAGGCCGCCGCGCTGGAAACGCTGACGGACCTGGGCTTCCGCAAGCCGACGGCGCTGCCGCTGTCGAGCGTGCGCGGCGGCCTGCTGCTGGCCAACCAGGCCGACTGGATTCGTTTTGCCGAGTTCGGCATCGAGCAATTGGTGGCGGAAGGCTGGCAGGTCGAGAAGACGTCGAAATACCGCTACGAAATGACCAGCGTGGACGACTGGTATGCCGAGGTGGAAGAAGAGGGCCCCGAGACGGGCAACGCCTGGTTCGAACTGGAACTGGGTATCACTGTCGAGCAGGAACGCATCCCGCTGCTGCCGGTGCTGGTGCAGATGATCCGCAATATGCCGAACGACTTCAGCCCGAAAGCGCTGGCGCTGCATGGCGAGACGGACCAGATGCTGGCCACCTTGCCGAACGGCAAACGCGTGGCGCTGCCGTGGCAGCGCATCAAGCCGATCCTGGCGACGTTGGGCGAGCTCTACTTCAACGACAAGATCCGCCACGCCGTGCGCATGGCCACCCTGGACGCGGCGCGCCTGGACGAGCTGGCGAAAAGCGGTGAATTCATCTGGACCGGCGGCGAGGAGCTGCGCGAGATGGGCCGCCGCCTGAACCAGTTCTCGTCCGTGAAACGAGTCGCTACCCCGGCCGGCCTGCAGGCGACCTTGCGCGATTACCAGACCGACGGTCTGTCCTGGATGCAGTTCCTGCGCGAGTATGGCCTGGCCGGCATCCTGGCCGACGACATGGGCCTGGGCAAGACCGTGCAGACCCTGGCGCATATCCTGGTGGAAAAAGAGTCGGGCCGCATGACGCACCCGACCCTCGTCATCGCGCCGACCAGCCTGATGGGCAACTGGCAGGACGAGGCGGCTCGTTTTGCGCCCGGCCTGAAAGTACTGCTGCTGCAAGGCAAGGACCGCGCCGAGCTGTTCGACAAGATCCCGGAAGCGGACCTGGTGCTGACGACGTACGCGCTGTTGCCGCGCGACGAGGAAAAGCTGCGCGAGCACGATTTCCACCTCGTCATCCTGGACGAATCGCACTACATCAAGAACACGCGCTCGAAAGCGGCGCAAAGCGCCGGCCTGCTGCGCGCCAAGCACCGGCTGTGCCTGTCGGGTACCCCGCTGGAAAACCACCTGGGCGAGCTGTGGTCGCAGTTCCACTTCCTGCTGCCGGGCCTCCTGGGCGACGAGAAATCGTTCAACACCCAGTTCCGTCACCCGATCGAGCGGCAGGACGATCCGGTGCGCCGCATGCTGTTGAATCGCCGCATCAAGCCGTTCCTGCTGCGCCGCACCAAGGACAGCGTGGCCAAGGAGCTGCCGCCGAAGACGGAGATGGTGCGCCGCGTCGAGCTGACGGGCGGCCAGCGCGACCTGTACGAAACGGTGCGCCTGGCAATGGACCAGAAGGTGCGCGAGGAGATCGACCGCAAGGGGGTGGCGCGCAGCCAGATCGTCATCCTGGAGGCGCTGTTGAAGCTGCGCCAGGTGTGCTGCGACCCGCGCCTGGTGAAAACGCTGTCGACGCGCAAGCAGCAGGCCGCCGGTTCGGCCAAGCTGACCGACCTGATGCAGATGCTGGAAGACCTGCTGGAAGAGAATCGCAAGATCCTGGTGTTCTCGCAGTTTACGTCGATGCTGGAGCTGATCGAGGAAGAGCTGGAAGCGCGCGACATCCCGTACGCGATCCTGACGGGCGAAACGCGCGACCGCGGCGCCCAGGTGGCCGCGTTCCAGCAGGGCGCCGTTCCCGTGTTCCTGATCAGCCTGAAGGCTGGAGGCGTCGGCCTGAATCTGACGGCGGCCGACACCGTCATCCATTACGACCCGTGGTGGAACCCGGCGGCCGAGAACCAGGCCACCGACCGCGCCTGGCGCATCGGCCAGGACAAGCCGGTGTTCGTCTACAAGCTGATCGCCAAGGGCACGCTGGAAGAGAAAATCCAGGTGCTGCAGCAGAAAAAGGCGGATTTGGCGCAATCCGTGCTGGCCGAAGGCGAGTCGCAGAAGATGGCACTGACGCAAGAGGACCTGCAACAGATCTTCGCGCCGCTGGTGGACTGA
- the grxD gene encoding Grx4 family monothiol glutaredoxin, with the protein MSDVQNWIKETVTSTPVVLFMKGTAQFPQCGFSGRAIQILKACGVENIATVNVLEDPEVRQGIKEYSNWPTIPQLYVRGEFIGGSDIMSEMYESGELKALLQNNG; encoded by the coding sequence ATGAGCGACGTACAAAACTGGATCAAGGAAACCGTGACGAGCACCCCCGTGGTGCTGTTCATGAAAGGCACCGCCCAGTTCCCGCAGTGCGGTTTTTCCGGCCGCGCGATCCAGATCCTGAAGGCTTGCGGCGTCGAGAATATCGCCACCGTGAACGTGCTGGAAGATCCGGAAGTGCGTCAGGGCATCAAGGAATACTCGAACTGGCCGACCATCCCGCAGCTGTACGTGCGCGGCGAATTCATCGGCGGCTCGGACATCATGAGCGAGATGTACGAATCGGGTGAGCTGAAGGCCCTGCTGCAAAACAATGGCTGA
- a CDS encoding UbiX family flavin prenyltransferase translates to MADRPRRIVIAITGATGAVYGVRLLQTLRALNASATGAAPAARIETHLVISDAAVLTLHEETGLARRDVEALADIVHKPHNVGATIASGSYQTDAMVIAPCSMKTLAAVAHGLSDNLIARAADVTLKERRRLVLMVRETPFNLAHLRNMTAVTEMGGIVFPPLPSFYHKPQTIDDIVDHTVARVIDLLGLEAPTAPRWNGLNG, encoded by the coding sequence ATGGCTGACCGCCCGCGGCGGATCGTCATCGCCATCACGGGCGCCACGGGCGCCGTGTATGGCGTGCGGCTGCTGCAAACGCTGCGCGCCCTTAATGCGAGCGCTACTGGTGCCGCACCGGCAGCGCGCATCGAAACCCATCTGGTGATTTCCGATGCCGCCGTCCTCACCCTGCATGAGGAAACCGGCCTGGCCCGGCGCGACGTGGAAGCGCTGGCCGACATCGTTCACAAGCCTCACAACGTGGGCGCTACCATCGCCAGCGGCTCCTATCAAACCGATGCGATGGTCATCGCGCCCTGCTCGATGAAGACGCTGGCCGCTGTCGCGCACGGCCTGTCGGACAACCTGATCGCCCGCGCCGCGGACGTGACGTTGAAAGAACGCCGCCGCCTGGTGCTGATGGTGCGCGAAACCCCGTTCAACCTGGCGCACCTGCGCAATATGACGGCTGTTACCGAGATGGGTGGCATCGTCTTCCCGCCGTTACCCAGCTTTTATCACAAGCCGCAAACCATCGACGATATCGTCGACCACACAGTGGCGCGCGTCATCGACCTGCTCGGACTCGAAGCGCCCACCGCCCCCCGCTGGAACGGCCTGAACGGCTGA
- a CDS encoding response regulator transcription factor, which produces MTQLLIVEDNLEYAEEMADFLTELGHEVSITNNAGEMWSALSQGNVGVVVLDLGLPDEDGINVIPRMRQLYPQIGLIVLTGRVNFDSRIMGLRLGADHYLTKPIKFPELAAHLEALDRRVGPQEPVQVPSKWTLRLSARQLELQGQAITLTEKECNFLHLLTINTRPVPRQVIVAGIGGDDPDAGRRVDMLVYRLRKKARSGLGQDLPLRSAYGEGYSLSASFNLS; this is translated from the coding sequence ATGACGCAATTACTGATCGTGGAAGACAACCTGGAATACGCCGAGGAAATGGCGGATTTCCTGACGGAGCTGGGACACGAAGTCAGCATTACGAACAATGCGGGGGAAATGTGGTCCGCGCTGAGCCAGGGCAATGTTGGCGTGGTCGTGCTCGACCTGGGCCTGCCGGACGAGGACGGCATCAACGTCATTCCGCGCATGCGCCAGCTGTATCCGCAGATCGGCCTGATCGTCCTGACGGGACGCGTCAATTTCGACAGCCGCATCATGGGCCTGCGCCTGGGCGCCGACCACTACCTGACGAAGCCGATCAAGTTCCCCGAACTGGCCGCCCACCTGGAAGCGCTGGATCGCCGCGTCGGTCCGCAGGAGCCGGTCCAAGTGCCGAGCAAGTGGACGCTGCGCCTGTCGGCCCGCCAGCTGGAGCTGCAGGGCCAGGCCATCACCTTGACGGAAAAAGAGTGTAACTTCCTGCACCTGCTGACGATCAATACTCGGCCGGTGCCGCGCCAGGTGATCGTCGCGGGCATCGGCGGCGATGATCCCGATGCGGGCCGCCGCGTCGACATGCTGGTCTACCGCCTGCGCAAGAAGGCCCGCTCCGGCCTGGGCCAGGATCTGCCGCTGCGCAGCGCCTACGGCGAAGGCTACAGCCTCTCCGCCAGCTTCAACCTGTCCTGA
- a CDS encoding alpha/beta hydrolase, with amino-acid sequence MKAIATLAVAAALIGSASAAPAVKPTVVLVHGAFADSSSWDGVSARLQKDGYRVVAAANPLRSVKGDADVVSSIVKGIDGPVVLVGHSYGGAVITTAAQGNANVKGLVYVAAFAPEAGENAFELSGRYPGGTLGGALAAPVTLPDGGKDLYIDQAKFPQQFAADVPVAKAKLMAVGQRPITEAALKEASGAPAWKNVPSYFVYGTADKNIPPAALKFMAERAQSRKTVEVAGASHVVMTSHPAEVAKLIEQAAEAKN; translated from the coding sequence ATGAAAGCCATCGCCACCCTCGCCGTCGCCGCCGCCCTGATCGGTTCCGCCAGCGCCGCCCCTGCCGTGAAACCCACCGTCGTGCTGGTACATGGCGCCTTTGCCGACTCTTCCAGCTGGGATGGCGTGTCCGCCCGCCTGCAGAAAGACGGCTACCGCGTCGTCGCTGCCGCCAATCCGCTGCGCAGCGTGAAGGGCGATGCCGATGTCGTGTCCAGCATCGTCAAGGGCATCGACGGCCCGGTGGTGCTGGTCGGTCACTCCTATGGCGGCGCCGTCATCACCACGGCGGCGCAGGGCAACGCCAACGTCAAAGGCCTGGTCTACGTGGCCGCCTTCGCACCGGAAGCGGGCGAAAACGCGTTCGAACTGTCCGGTCGCTACCCCGGCGGCACGCTGGGCGGCGCCTTGGCCGCGCCTGTCACCCTGCCAGATGGCGGCAAGGACCTGTACATCGACCAGGCCAAGTTCCCGCAGCAGTTCGCCGCCGACGTGCCGGTCGCCAAGGCCAAGCTGATGGCGGTGGGTCAGCGTCCCATCACGGAGGCGGCACTGAAGGAAGCCTCGGGCGCGCCGGCGTGGAAAAACGTGCCGTCGTACTTCGTCTACGGCACGGCCGACAAGAACATCCCGCCGGCCGCGCTGAAATTCATGGCCGAACGGGCGCAGTCGCGTAAAACGGTAGAAGTGGCGGGCGCATCGCACGTCGTGATGACGTCGCACCCGGCCGAGGTGGCCAAGCTGATCGAGCAGGCAGCCGAAGCGAAAAACTGA
- a CDS encoding Tex family protein, with product MLPSIEQRLAAELAAKPAQVAAAIALLDEGATVPFIARYRKEATGGLDDIQLRLLEERLRYLRELEDRRAAIVASITEQNKMTPALLDAVMHAEDKTRLEDLYLPYKQKRRTKAQIAIEAGLAPLADSLLADPTLNPETEAGKCLREAFTTPDGNNAGVADTKAALDGARQILMERFAEDANLLQALREYVQDHGVVESKVVEGKQEEGEKFADYFDYSEPLAAVPSHRALALLRGRREGVLDVTLRLDSEAEKPKWDAPHNPCESRIAAHFGIKSAGRPADKWLSDTVRWTWRVKSFMHLESELMGALREKAELDAINVFATNLKALLLAAPAGPRATMGLDPGLRTGVKVAVVDATGKVVDTATVYPHQPRNDWEGTLHTLGQLAAKHNVSLISIGNGTASRETDKLAQDLIKRRPELKLTKIVVSEAGASVYSASEFASRELPDLDVSIRGAVSIARRLQDPLAELVKIDPKSIGVGQYQHDVSQSQLARTLDAVVEDCVNAVGVDVNTASAPLLARVSGLSASVAQSIVNYRDMKGAFTSRAALKAVPRLGDKTFEQAAGFLRVMNGDNPLDASAVHPESYPVVEKILADIKKDIKGVIGATSVLKTLNPAKYADEKFGVPTVTDILKELEKPGRDPRPEFTTATFKEGVEDIRDLRPDMILEGVVTNVAAFGAFVDIGVHQDGLVHISALSTSFVKDPHTVVKAGQVVKVKVLEVDEKRKRIALTMRLSDSAPQPGSKPEQRSDRNDRRAMGQQQKSQAREPAMAGSMAAAFAKLRG from the coding sequence ATGCTGCCTTCAATCGAACAACGCCTGGCCGCCGAGCTGGCCGCCAAACCGGCCCAGGTGGCCGCCGCCATCGCCCTGCTGGACGAGGGCGCCACCGTGCCCTTTATCGCCCGTTACCGCAAGGAAGCCACCGGCGGCCTGGACGACATCCAGCTGCGCCTGCTGGAAGAGCGCCTGCGCTACCTGCGCGAGCTGGAAGACCGCCGCGCCGCGATCGTCGCGTCGATCACCGAACAGAACAAGATGACGCCGGCCCTGCTGGACGCGGTCATGCATGCGGAAGACAAGACCCGCCTGGAAGACCTGTACCTGCCGTACAAGCAGAAGCGCCGCACCAAGGCGCAGATCGCGATCGAAGCGGGCCTGGCGCCGCTGGCCGACAGCCTGCTGGCCGACCCGACCTTGAATCCCGAAACCGAGGCCGGCAAGTGCCTGCGTGAGGCGTTTACGACGCCAGACGGCAACAATGCTGGCGTGGCGGACACCAAAGCCGCGCTGGACGGCGCCCGCCAGATCCTGATGGAACGCTTCGCCGAGGACGCCAACCTGCTGCAAGCGCTGCGCGAGTACGTGCAGGACCATGGCGTGGTGGAATCGAAAGTGGTCGAAGGCAAACAGGAAGAAGGCGAGAAATTCGCCGACTACTTCGATTATTCGGAACCGCTGGCCGCCGTGCCGTCGCACCGCGCGCTGGCACTGTTGCGCGGCCGTCGTGAAGGCGTGCTGGACGTGACCTTGCGCCTGGACAGCGAAGCGGAAAAACCGAAGTGGGACGCGCCGCACAACCCGTGCGAAAGCCGCATCGCCGCGCATTTCGGCATCAAGTCCGCCGGCCGCCCGGCCGACAAGTGGTTGTCGGATACCGTGCGCTGGACCTGGCGCGTGAAGAGCTTCATGCACCTGGAAAGCGAGCTGATGGGCGCGCTGCGCGAAAAGGCCGAGCTGGACGCCATCAACGTCTTCGCGACGAACCTGAAAGCGCTGCTGCTGGCCGCGCCAGCGGGCCCGCGCGCGACGATGGGCCTGGACCCGGGCCTGCGCACCGGCGTGAAAGTGGCGGTGGTCGATGCCACCGGCAAGGTTGTCGATACCGCGACGGTTTATCCCCACCAGCCACGCAACGACTGGGAAGGCACGCTGCACACCCTGGGCCAGCTGGCGGCCAAGCACAATGTGTCCTTGATTTCGATCGGCAACGGCACCGCGTCGCGCGAGACGGACAAGCTGGCGCAGGACCTGATCAAGCGCCGCCCCGAACTGAAGTTGACCAAGATCGTCGTCTCCGAAGCAGGCGCCTCCGTGTACTCGGCCTCGGAATTCGCGTCGCGCGAGCTGCCCGACCTGGACGTGTCGATCCGCGGCGCCGTCTCGATCGCGCGCCGCCTGCAGGACCCGCTGGCCGAGCTCGTGAAAATCGACCCGAAATCGATCGGCGTGGGCCAGTACCAGCACGACGTCAGCCAGTCGCAACTGGCGCGTACGCTGGACGCGGTGGTCGAGGACTGCGTCAACGCGGTCGGCGTGGACGTCAACACGGCCTCGGCGCCGCTGCTGGCGCGCGTGTCCGGCCTCTCGGCCAGCGTGGCGCAAAGCATCGTCAACTACCGCGACATGAAGGGCGCGTTCACCTCGCGCGCCGCGCTGAAGGCAGTACCGCGCCTGGGCGACAAGACCTTCGAGCAGGCGGCCGGCTTCCTGCGCGTGATGAACGGCGACAACCCGCTGGACGCCTCGGCCGTGCACCCGGAATCGTATCCGGTGGTCGAGAAGATCCTGGCCGACATCAAGAAGGACATCAAGGGCGTGATCGGCGCCACGTCCGTATTAAAGACGCTCAACCCGGCCAAGTACGCGGATGAAAAATTCGGCGTGCCGACGGTGACGGACATCCTGAAGGAACTGGAAAAGCCGGGCCGCGACCCGCGTCCGGAATTCACCACGGCCACGTTCAAGGAAGGCGTGGAGGACATTCGCGACCTGCGCCCGGACATGATCCTGGAAGGCGTCGTCACCAACGTGGCGGCCTTTGGCGCGTTTGTCGACATCGGCGTGCACCAGGATGGCCTGGTGCACATCTCGGCGCTGTCGACCAGCTTCGTGAAAGACCCGCACACGGTCGTCAAGGCCGGCCAGGTCGTCAAGGTGAAGGTGCTGGAAGTGGACGAGAAACGCAAGCGTATCGCGCTGACGATGCGTCTGTCCGACAGCGCACCGCAGCCGGGCTCCAAGCCGGAACAACGGAGCGACCGCAACGACCGCCGCGCCATGGGCCAGCAGCAGAAATCGCAGGCGCGCGAGCCGGCCATGGCCGGTTCGATGGCGGCCGCGTTTGCCAAGCTGCGGGGCTGA
- a CDS encoding erythromycin esterase family protein, producing MTTVHPDDANDDDLKPFTDAIGTARVVALAEQTHGGSEEFLLKTRLLKYLHEKMGFDVLLLESGFYEMGRLAERAAQGEKLDDMAPGNVFFMYANSAEGRGMLQYLDRQRALGKPMLVAGIDSQHTGVLSNTELLPRLQAYLRQRAPALAAGTGWQAYAQAAAPLFAQQRTAPEAAVREAFRRHGTALQEALCGTPDGTVEGPGWWCRIVRSIDAQATTYWSGGSNYQRDNAMGANAIWLADHMFPGKKVVVWAHTIHVARGFQRAADQLQAGEVMHRHWGPAYKVVQMSAAHGAIVDFNDMRTLPLPKPAAASLEYRLSQRAEPVLGVTAQVPLSLPQHSFDYGLGLTGMPGQLGRNWDVLFFTREIRPVRMTR from the coding sequence GTGACGACCGTCCACCCGGATGACGCCAACGACGACGACCTGAAACCGTTTACGGACGCCATCGGCACCGCGCGCGTCGTGGCCCTGGCGGAGCAGACGCACGGCGGCAGCGAGGAGTTCCTGCTCAAGACGCGACTGCTGAAGTACCTGCACGAAAAGATGGGTTTCGACGTGCTCCTGCTGGAAAGCGGCTTTTACGAGATGGGTCGTCTGGCCGAGCGCGCCGCGCAAGGCGAGAAGCTGGACGACATGGCGCCGGGCAATGTGTTCTTCATGTACGCCAACAGTGCCGAAGGTCGCGGCATGCTGCAGTACCTGGACCGCCAGCGCGCGCTGGGCAAGCCCATGCTGGTTGCCGGCATCGACAGCCAGCATACCGGTGTGCTCAGCAATACCGAACTGCTGCCCCGCCTGCAGGCCTATCTGCGCCAGCGGGCGCCGGCGCTGGCGGCGGGCACCGGATGGCAGGCCTATGCCCAGGCTGCGGCGCCGTTGTTCGCCCAGCAGCGCACCGCGCCGGAGGCCGCCGTGCGGGAGGCGTTCCGCCGCCATGGCACCGCCTTGCAGGAAGCGCTGTGCGGCACGCCGGACGGCACGGTCGAGGGGCCGGGCTGGTGGTGCCGTATCGTGCGCAGCATCGACGCGCAAGCGACCACGTACTGGAGTGGCGGCAGCAACTACCAGCGCGACAATGCGATGGGCGCCAATGCCATCTGGCTGGCCGACCACATGTTCCCCGGAAAAAAAGTCGTCGTGTGGGCGCACACGATCCACGTCGCACGCGGCTTCCAGCGCGCCGCCGATCAGTTGCAGGCCGGCGAGGTGATGCACCGCCACTGGGGTCCGGCTTACAAGGTCGTGCAAATGAGCGCCGCGCATGGCGCCATCGTCGATTTCAACGATATGCGCACGCTGCCGCTGCCGAAGCCGGCGGCGGCATCGCTCGAATACCGGCTGAGCCAGCGTGCGGAGCCGGTGCTGGGCGTGACGGCGCAAGTCCCCCTGTCGCTACCGCAACACAGCTTCGACTATGGACTGGGCCTGACGGGGATGCCGGGACAGCTGGGACGGAACTGGGACGTGCTGTTTTTCACGCGCGAGATACGACCGGTGCGCATGACACGCTGA
- a CDS encoding PAS domain-containing sensor histidine kinase produces MGPDEFRLMLDYSSDVHWMVDCQAARVLYVSPAAGRLLGREPAQVQAIADALLADLPARLVRFEQGDESRRTVRRETELDGRDGPVPVEIESTLVATGAGLRLVGVVRDIRPRRALAQQQKKFASMLNHEFRTPLSTIDGAIQRLEMTQQHADEATKKRYRKIQEAVDRLLAMMDEYLSPERMESIGRARQDDTIDPAALLEAVAQAARQRRPAITVTCGDLPRRLRADPAGMRLCLEVLLDNAIKYTPADVPIQLVASKASEGGVEFVVSDTGPAIPADELPRLFDKGFRGRSAAGITGSGLGLYMAKSIVEVHGGNLSVHNLLQSGKNFRIWLPIAV; encoded by the coding sequence ATGGGGCCGGACGAGTTCCGCCTGATGCTGGACTACAGCAGCGACGTCCACTGGATGGTCGACTGCCAGGCGGCGCGGGTGCTGTACGTCAGCCCGGCCGCCGGCCGCCTGCTGGGGCGCGAGCCGGCGCAGGTGCAAGCGATCGCGGATGCTTTGCTGGCGGATTTGCCGGCCCGGCTGGTGCGCTTCGAGCAGGGCGACGAGAGCCGCCGCACGGTGCGGCGCGAAACCGAGTTGGACGGGCGCGACGGCCCCGTCCCCGTCGAGATCGAATCGACCTTGGTGGCCACCGGCGCCGGCCTGCGCCTGGTCGGCGTGGTGCGCGACATCCGTCCGCGCCGCGCGCTGGCACAGCAGCAGAAAAAGTTCGCGTCGATGCTGAACCATGAGTTCCGCACGCCGCTGTCCACCATCGATGGCGCCATCCAGCGCCTGGAAATGACGCAGCAGCACGCGGACGAGGCCACGAAAAAGCGCTATCGCAAGATCCAGGAAGCGGTGGACCGGCTGTTGGCGATGATGGACGAGTACCTGTCACCCGAGCGAATGGAGAGTATCGGCCGGGCGCGGCAGGATGACACGATCGATCCCGCCGCCTTGCTGGAGGCGGTGGCGCAGGCCGCCCGGCAGCGGCGCCCGGCCATCACCGTGACCTGCGGCGACCTGCCGCGGCGCCTGCGTGCCGATCCCGCCGGCATGCGGCTGTGCCTGGAAGTGCTGCTGGACAATGCGATCAAATACACGCCGGCCGATGTCCCAATCCAACTCGTTGCCAGCAAGGCAAGCGAGGGCGGCGTAGAATTCGTCGTGTCCGACACGGGCCCGGCCATTCCAGCCGACGAGTTGCCGCGCCTGTTCGACAAGGGCTTTCGCGGCCGCTCAGCTGCAGGAATTACGGGGTCCGGTTTGGGTTTATATATGGCAAAATCTATTGTCGAAGTGCACGGCGGAAACTTATCGGTTCACAATTTGCTGCAAAGCGGCAAAAACTTTCGGATTTGGCTGCCTATCGCTGTGTAA